The window AGCGGACGGCGTCGGAACTGCACGCTAACGAATGTGTCTCCCACAGCATCGATGATGTACCAGTATTTCGTGAAAATCGTCCCCACCATCTATGTGAAGACGGACGGAGAGGTGAGCCTAAATGCCCTTCATCCACCCCGATCCGACCGCTTAACTCAAATCTGCCTACAACTTTATCGTCTCTGTTGCAggtgttaaaaacaaaccagttttcAGTGACCAGGCACGAGAAAGTGGCCAACGGTCTGATAGGGGACCAGGGGCTGCCGGGGGTGTTTGTCTTGTATGAGTTGTCGCCTATGATGGTTAAATTCACAGAgaaacacaggtgagagacaaagacagagaatcCCGACATCGCAGAGCCGAACGGCTAAATTAGTGACTTTTACGTAGAATAGGCCTGAAttcctgtgtctgtctttgCCCAGGTCATTCACGCACTTCTTAACGGGGGTCTGTGCCATCATCGGAGGTGTTTTCACAGGTGAGTGTCGCCCGCGGCCCCGTGAAACTGCACGCAGCGGCGCTAACGTGGTGTTGTCGCGCAGTGGCCGGCCTGATCGACTCGCTCATCTACCACTCGGCCAGAGTCATCCAGAAGAAGATCGAGCTGGGCAAGGCTTCCTAACAGAGCCCGGCACCAGGAGGCCGGGCGTCCCATGCTGGAAGAGCGGCCACAGCGCGGGCGCACAGAGGAGGGCCGTCTGCTGCCCCActgggagacagacaggttTTAATCAGGGTCTtgcttcctctgcttctctgttgTCTACAAACACTGGGGAGGAACTTCTGGACCCTTTTTGATGAATATATGTTGCCAAAAGGAATGAATCTCAATCGAATACAGACTTTTTGTttccaagctcctgctcctggagACCGTTTACAGTCCAGAGCCAAGCACTCCCCACGACAAGGAGCGGGCTGGAGGCCTCCAGGGGGCTTTTGGGGCGGATCGGGAGGCGCTCACATGGTCACGCCAGTATAGCATTGGGTTTACAGCTGCTCCTGAATAATAACGAGTGGATTTCTGGGTGAGGGGGATTATTGAAGCCATTTCTGAGGGTTGATtaatgatggagggatggggatGAATGGATGCAGGGTTTTTTCCTCCGGGGGTCTCCGCCTGGCCTCTGGACTGATGTCACACACTcgtctttccctctttttcctcttcctctccctggagtttgtgtggagggagggagctcTGTGGCCGGTGTGCCTCCCACAGGCTGCTGCGTTCTGTTCTGGTCGCACCCGGAGCTCAGATTTTACCGAGCCAGTGGACTCCGGAGCAGGTGGTTGAATGAAGGAGGAGATTGGAGGCGACGCTGAATCCTGGGGGTCCAGATGAGCCTGGAGCTGGTTGCTGTGCACCAGGCTTTTACCTGACAGTAGCTGGAGACTCATCCGATGATTATTATAACAAGTCCTTTTCCAGGACGGCCATGTTTGCTGACAGATTCCCTTTAGGGTCTTTTGGGTTTTCAGTCCGGCTTTTTACAAGGTTGTTTGCAGGTCGCCGACCTCTCGTGAGGCGCCTCAACTAATGTGTTTATGGGATGTGATGGTTTTCCTTCTGTCCGTGTCAGCTGGGAGCTTCTGTCAGTGTGTTTCTACCTGGAGGTGTGAGCTTCAGCATCAGGGCCCGGGAGGCCACGCTGCCTCGGAGCAGACGCCTACAGCGTCTCCTGGACCCACGCCGGTGCCGCTGCGATGCTTCACAGGTCCTGTAGCACCCAAACACTTTGGTGGCTGCAAGCCAATCTGAGAGTTTCTTAATGACTTTTTAACATCTCGGTcagaagcgtctgtgtgtgaatgcacctgtgtctgtgtgtgagagatgtatttatattttgattgttcataaacacaaaaataaacatcaattaAACTGGTTTGATCTGTCTCGTTGCTTTAATACGTGTcgccactggggggcgctgCCACCCTTTACACCTCAAGAGCCCGGACttgagcctctgtgtgtgtgtgagtgtgtgttttccaccctGATCTCCATAGTGGGGCCTCAGCACGGAGCAGGATGCTGAttctccaaatccgaggccccCTAACGTGAATCCAAGATCtcttctgccctcttgtggcgaACTGATGCCAATAAATCCTAAAAATGACCCGGTCACCTGGGTTGTGAGTGTCACCTGATCCACCTTTGTGAATGTCTTGTCGTGCGTTTCAACCCAGAGGTTACAATTCCACAGCAAAGTTGATGCTCTACGGAATCTGGCAACGTTCCCGGACCCGTACTTTCCTCTTCCATGGGATCTGAGTTAAGACCGATTTTGTGTGTGATCAACCAACAGAACCTTCCTTTAATACCAACACCATCAGCGCCAGCGTGCAGTGAATTCAGACAGGAAACGGGGACGATTATGTCGGAGCAGCTGAATTTGAGTCACCCGGCCGTCTGAATCAAGTTTATTTAGGAAAACGGGACATTCCAGGCGCACCAAAAAAGATCTCTGGGCATCCGTCTGCTGTTGAATCAGCCTGACTCAGGGGGGGTTGAGCCACTTCCTCAGAGCAAATGAATCACAAAAATGTGGAATTTGCCGGTGCGCTGGCAAATTCCACATGgcttaaacatgtttgttttgactcCTGAACACTGGTACAACATTGGACCAACTCCCGCCTGGATCAAACCAATGGATCCGCACCCTCCAGAACCGGGGTCCAGATGGAACCACCCCAGCTATCTCCTGGTAAGAAGGTTCTTACTGGGTTTTCCCTGGGAACTCAAGCCTCCTCCTCCGGTCCACAACCACGAGGAGCGTctcagatgaccccccccccgccccggcTCGGGGGTCATCCCCTCACCCATGACCCTGACAGAGGGACGGGCAGCACCGACACACCTGTGCTGCCTTGCTGGGTGTGAGAGAGGTGGAGAATGAGAACTCTTCCCAGTGCTGTCGGCAGGAGCCCCGGAGGAGCTCCAGATCCCAGTAACGGACCCCAGTCGAGGGTTCACAGCGGCACGCTTGTAAACGGAAAAGCAAGTGTCAACTTTCTGTATGTGTACGTTCTGGTGTCGATGTGTTCCAAATGTTGAGTCAGAGGAGGAACCTTCCATACGACCCACCCCCTGgaattcctcctcctgttttttcCGTGCTCCGCACGTGCCGCGTGGATGCCACGTCAGTTGTGACAGGCTGCCGTGTGCTGGGGGGGATCAGCCGGGGGGCGGCGCTGCTCATCTGGACTCGAGGATCCGGAAGGGAGGCTCTCCGCTGGCCACATTCCTGAAACTCCCCCTCACCTGAAAACATTCCACCGAGAAGTAAATACGGGAAAGTGTCCAGTAGCGTTAGCTGACAGGGTGGGAACGCACGCTAACGCGTCCCCACAATGCTACCTTAATCCAGCCAGGATtcctgagaaaaacacaaataattccatcaaaatgttcttttcatgGAAGGGGCTGGATTGGGATACGCCTCTTCCcgctgtggtgcacctgtagcaccacagaagaagcttCCGGTGAATCGGAATCTGCCTGATTCGGGGCTAGGCGGGTTCTGCCTCCCTGCGAAGGCTTCTGCCACGTGTCAGAGTCCGGACTGATGTGGTCTGAGCAGGAAGCTGGTGCTTCCCTTCCCTGCTCACGGTTTTCCGTGCATGTCCGTGAAGAGGTGACCAGACTGGTGGAAGGGATCACCTGTACGTTAACCTCTGGGCAACGCTCACCCAAGTCCAGACAGAAGCCGGACCGCTCCgggttctgcccccccccccggccttcCTCTGTGAGCAGGACCGGTGCCAGGTTTCTCCGAGCTGACACACTCAGCCGGATCGCACGGATCGCACCCTCGCAGTGACATAGTAGCACATTTATTCTTGAGCGTGCACGCTGGCGGCTCTGGAATGTGAGGGAGGTGGCAACTCCTCATCCCTCCGACTGCTCGGCTCTACTCAGGCCCTCTTGGACATAATGGAATCTTGAGGAGATACAGATGTTGGAATTGATTCCTCAGGCTTCAGACAGGGGTCAGCAGGTTCTTGGGGTGGGTGccatcgagtgtgtgtgtgtgtgtgtgtgtgtgtgtgtgtgtgtgtgtgtgtgtgtgtgtgtgtgacagtgaccGTAGTAGTAGAGGGGCATTGGTGGTATCAACGGTCTTTGGATAAATAGCTACATTTACAAGGACATTCCAGACCACATGTGTCAAACCCACGATcctggatcccaacctggctctttcagcacagacgtggcgtcggtggctcaggttggatcccaacctggctctgtcagcacagacgtggcgtccgtggctcaggttggatcccaacctggctctttcagcacagacgtggcgtcggtggctcaggttggatcccaacctggctctgtcagcacagacgtggcgtcggtggctcaggttggatcccaacctggctctgtcagcacagacgtggcgtcggtggctcaggttggatcccaacctggctctgtcagcacagacgtggcgtcggtggctcaggttggatcccaacctggctctgtcagcacagacgtggcgtcggtggctcaggttggatcccaacctggctctttcagcacagacgtggcgtccgtcgctcaggttggatcccaacctggctctgtcagcacagacgtggcgtccgtggctcaggttggatcccaacctggctctgtcagcacagacgtggcgtccgtggctcaggttggatcccaacctggctctgtcagcacagacggcTCCTCGCTGCCGTTTCCCTCCgctcttttttcctgtcctAAATATAAAGTCCTCTGGAAGCACCGCTCCACCACAACAACCTTGATATCCCACTCCCCCCTCCTCGGCCTCATTCCTTATGTTCCTAGAACATCcacagtttcagtttcaggGAACTTCAGGAACGCCGGGACCCTGCCAGCTCCAGACTGTGGTGGGGCCTCAGCTGACGCCCTGTTCTCCCCCACCGTCCACATGTTGCTCACATGTGAGGGCTCCCGTCCGTCCGGCCGCCTGATTGGTTCCCTGCCGGCTGCTCGCTCGGCTCATTggctggaagcagcagcctgtagcagCAGCGTTTactcagagggagagaggaacacacacacacacacacacacacacacacacacacacacacacacacacacacaactttagAACAATATAAATGATTTCATAATAATGATAGTTATGATTCCACATTGCTACAATAATGACAGACTGTAACACAATTCTTGGTTCTTTGGCCACattcaggcaaacacacacacacacacacacacactcaaactggAACTAAAGGTTCCCGGAACTGGGAAATTTGAATTTCCTGCCGGCTTTGACCCAGAATAACGTGGcgaaggagcagaaagagccAACACGTGATGTGTGGCGTGGAGGAATCTGCGGGGGTTTAACAGAGACGGTGTGTGTTCTTCAACGCACAACACACACGGAAGAGTTACACAGAAGGGACGCGAGGTGAAGCTAGTCGCTGACGACGCCAAGACGAGAGACCTGCCGCTGCACCCGTGACCTCCgacccgtgacctctgacccgacCTGCTCGTCTCTGCGGGGACAAAGAGTgtagagttgtgtgtgtgtgtgtgtttaaacgtGAAGCGTCAGTGTTCTAGCTGCTCTGTGGtcgagcagaaagaggaagagagaatgTGGCGGTGGAGAGGCCTCTTCCTGCTCCGTCCTGGTCCAGAGACATGAATGAGCAGATGTGCTGGAGACTCACGTGCACGAGTTCAGTCCGCTTgctgtcctttcctccattttaACCACGTTgtcacagtttgtgtgtgtgtgtgtgtgtgtgtgtgtgtgtgtgtgtgtgtgtgtgtgccttgtTTGTCATGAGACCCGCGACTGATAAATGAATCAAGGCCAACTATCAGTGGAGAACAGAAGGATGCTGTTCATCTCCACTGTTAtctgcaacaacacacacacacacacacacacacacacacacacacacacacacacacacacacacacacacacacacgccatctaTTAACAGATGAAGTCACTCGAGGTTGTTGTGAATAACGTTGGCTTGGTTTACAGCTGCAGTCATGGTCCAACAATGCACCAGCTCCATTTAGAGCTCAAGGCTGTACAACAAACAAGCCTGAAGAGTTCTGAAGGGTtctggggggggtctggaggggtctggggggtctgggggggtctgaaggggtctggggggggggtctggaggggtctgggggggtctgagggggggtctggaggggtcttgaggggtctggaggggtctggaggggtctgggggggggtctggaggggtctgaaggggtctggaggggtcttgaggggtctgaaggggtctggaggggtctcgggggtctggaggggtctggaggAGTCTaaaggggtctgaaggggtctggaggggtctggaggggtcttgaggggtcttgaggggtctcGGGGGGTTtggaggggtctggaggggtctggggggtctaaaggggtctggaggggtctgaaggggtgtggaggggtctgaaggggtgtggaggggtctgcaggggtctgaaggggtcttgaggggtgtggaggggtctgcaggggtctgaaggggtctgaaggggtcttgaggggtttgaggggtctggaggggtctggaggggtctgaaggggtctggaggggtctgaaggggtctggaggggtctgaagaGGTCTGAAGAGGTAttaaggggtctgaaggggtctgaaggggtctagaggggtcttgaggggtcttgaggggtctgaaggggtctggaggggtctaaAGAGGTCttaaggggtctgaaggggtcttgaggggtctgaaggggtccaGTGTTTGTTTCAACTGATGACCATCAACCTTTAGATTACGCGTCCTTCTCTTACATCCTAAGGTCACGTCTTTGAGGAAGCGATAATTAAATGTGTGAATTTTGGTATAACCGCACTGTTAACGtctcaaatacaaatacattccacttcctgtggctcTACAAGCTCAGTGtaagcagcttcctgttccGGTGGGGGGCCAAGTCTCTTCTGAGAGCGGAAGTGGAGGATGTGGCCAACAAAAAGGGTCAGCAAACGAGGCTGATCAATAACCTCCAGTTCCTCAATGCAAGTTCTCTCCCTGGGAACCGTAGCCAGCCCAGTAGGCAGGGTCTTCATAAGGAGGCGGTCCGAAGCCTGGTGCAATGTTGACTCTTTTATCATCGTAATCTTAACAGAAGAGCTAGAAATCATGCTACAATATATGGTTTACCACAGCGGGAAGGGCATCAATTTGATTGAAACACTTGTCCTTTGGATAAAAACTTGTAGTTTGTCCCTTTTTGTTCCTTGAGTGTTCTTAGGTGATTGCTGGTTCCTCTGAACGCCCATGAGAGACCTCCCGGTGAGcctgtttctgctctcacctgcagctccatctaGTCTACCACACAGCTCAGAAACATCTGCACCTCCTTGTTAGACCAGGGTGTCTCCTTACTATTTAGTCGGTAgaatacataaatacacaccgTCACTGTTGTGGGCTTATAAAAATGGCAGGTTTAAGTTTTCTGacacatcagtgatgtcatgtcAATAACCTGGCaaatcaccacacacacacgctggcacacacacacacatacacacacactggcacacactggcacacagcAGGAGAAAGTGCAACAGGATGTGCTATTATGTGTTCCTGGCAAAGCTCTGTGGTAACTCCCTTTGATGACTACTAccaggcaccacacacacacacacacacacacacacacacacacacacacacacacatgcaccacatGAGGGCCGGTCCTAGAAGAATGCTCCAGGCATTTCCTCCCTCTTGCAGCAGCTGGTTAAGTAAAGTAAGACAAATGGATGTGTCCATTAAAGACCATGAAGAACACACCCTGAAACCACTTAAACCATTTAATACCCAGCTGCTGGGTCTTccagctgttttgtgtttggggTTTCTTGTGTTTATAACAGATTTATTATTTTGGGAGAACCAGAGTGAAAGCACTGTAGCTTCAGTCCTTGCTATGGTTGGgaagaacatttatttatttaaccctaaccctaaccctaaggatGTGAATATTTTTTACTGTACTACTATCAATAGCAGCTCATCTACAACTAAAAACTTATGAAAGACGGTAAATATATTTTTCAGTGACCATTAAATCTGTAACATGTGGAAAGTATTAAATGACATATTCTGGAACTTATAAATCTATGAATGACACTGGGTTCTTAGGTGAGGCAAAGATTCCATGAaatgggaggaaaccagagcatCTCTTTATCTTAGAAACATAATCCTGGGCCTCAATTGTAAATACCTATGACAAATACTACAACCTTAgtatttcactttaatgagaCCAAGAAGAGAGCTTTGGGACGACAGAATGAATGATTGAGTCAGGATTTAACAGTGAGTCAGCCAGAAGCTTTAGTATTCAGCACCGACACCAGGCCAGGCAGTCACTCTGCCAGTTGGCCTGTAGGTGGCACATTAACCCAGTTATTCTGCTCCAAATTCCCCTgctctccttctttctttgtgtggttAGACAGCTAGTGCTGAAAGACCCCACTGTCCTCATGTGTCGCCGACCGGATGCTGACTAAAACTCAGCGTTGCCCAGTCTGCTCtctgttttttaatctttttggtgttttgtggaCTGGTTTGTAACTGTAGACCAAAATACAAGAATGATGCTTtttaaaacgtttttttttcttttcttttttaatttatttaaaaaaaacgtctCAATGCAGCTTTTGCAAAGGTGGTGGAGTTCATTCTTTTATTAAACTTGCTTAACATTAAGTAATCTGTAGATAAGGAAGAACAACCAACCGGCTGCTTCCCTTATTTTTGAACAAATGAACACTGCGATGGTCAAATAttaaagaaagcagcagcatgATGTAAGTGGACGCAAACCCTTTGGTATGGAGACCCCGGGCTCCGGTTACAGGATGCCTTGCTGGGAACTCACGTGAATCCAAGACCCCGCGAGCTACCATTGGCCCCCGCCCCTGCACGTGTCTCGACGAATCGCCGGCCGTTACGTAACGTGCAatgcagaaagagaaaggaagggacggacggacggacggacggaggaaTGTGCGGCGGGGATCAAGGAGTGCCTTCATTCATCTTTCTAGGATTTCTGCTGCTAATGCGCGTACATGAGGACCTTTTCACATTAGTCTTTGGGGATTCTCTCCACAGTTACTATTATTAAACACAAAGTCCcgatgcacacaaacacaccgtctatccatccatccatccatccatccatccatccatctatctatctatctatctatctatctatctatctatctatctatctatctatctatctatctatctattacaCTCGTCCATAATGTGTATAAAATAGAAGTACAGTCGTTTCATCATAaccaaaaatgtttaaatccCTCCCACGTCGTTTTGCTTTAACCGACGCGACAGACAGGCAGTGAGACACCCGGCATCTCCTCGCGAGTCCACGTGCGCTGTGTCCCAACTTTTACCCGCCACAATTTCCTGGAATCTCGGCCCACTGTGGTATCACTCCGCCGATCGAGAAATAGACCCAATCGCGAAGCAAAATTAGCAATGCCCGCCGTTACTCGTTATTTCCCGCCCGCTCGTTTTGGCAAAGGGGCGATGGACGGcgtttaaaagtcatttggctGATGTTCGCCGATGCCGGGTGACGGTTCAGTAGTTTTGGCGCGGTTTTCTCCGCCGCGGACGCGCACGCCGACGGCAGCCATATAAGAGCGACGGCCACACCTACTTCGTGCATGGATTGCGCAGCAGCGAGGAGGCAGCCCTGCTGGATTATACATCATGATTCTTTGCTTGGCGTTTTTAGATAGACGCTTGTATGACAGCAGATAACAACACTTTCTTCCATCCATCGGAAGCCTTCGTCCCCTCTTCTTGATATTTCCGCGCTTTGCCTTATTTTGAAGCCCCCGTCCTCTGGAGGGAGGATCTAAGGTAAGGCATGACGGAAAATCGTGTTTAACTTTCACACCTTGGAGTAAATGTAACTCTCTTTGAGGGGGAAGTCTGTCCCCGTTCTTCTGGTGGTCATTGTGCTTTCTGCGTGGGCTTGTCCTCGTTGACATCCAGGAATGCCGGTTTCACGTGTGCTTCTGGTGTTGCTCAACCCCGGCAGGGCTTTAATGGAGTTGAGCTCCAGCGGGTTCAAAGCCCCCGGTGGTGAGGGCATGTTTTAGATGCCCCCCTTCTTCTACGTAAGAGTGAAGGATGCACTTTGTGACTatagtgtgttttattttagtgtCTCTTGTGTTGAGCGGGGACAGTGTCTCCGCAGGTACTAGTCTTGGCTGGTTGAGTCTTTAGGACTAGTCAGCAGTGGAGTTGATCAGCCTGTGTGCTCCATTGTTGCCCCGCGCTAGAGCTCTCATTCATGCATGTGCTTCTTTAGTTGTTGGCAAATAatatatttcttattttgtaCATTTCGTTGCTggttattgtaaaaaaaaataaaaaaaaataataataataataataagcgaGTAAAAAGATTTAAGTTCTTCTAAGCGCTGCTTGCGGGACAGGCGAGGCGGTCTCGCCGCACCCCCATTCACTTTTTGGTGATGAAGGCTGAGGCCATGAAGAGGTGCTGACTTGCTCACCATGTTTCCCAGCTGTTCTGTGATGTCATGAgggggcaggaggaagagcggggGGTAGGAAGGACGGTGATTTACAGGCAGCCAGGCGGCGCAGACTCGGTTCAGGGGTGACGAGCTTCTGGTCGGGGTCTCATCTAGAGACTCGCAAACTTTGCTTGTCCTGGCGAATATAAGTGTCTCCCTTGCGGGAAAGACTTTGGAACGTGTTAACTTCTTTTGTCACTTTAGCTGcaccatctttttttcattcactaaatttgttctgtttttttttttttttattctctctaGATTCTTCAACATGTTGCAAAACTTTAGTCAATCGCAAAATTGGCTTTTTTCTGAGCCACTGTTTGATGACGAGATCTACAAGTCTATGAGTTTAATGGACTTCCAGTCACTGCCAACACCCCCACAGTCCCCCCCAATGAAGGCTGGGGCTGCTGGCAGCAATCCTTTATCAAAAGAGGACCAACTGAGCTACGTCTCCAACATTTTATTGGAAGACCAAGACATGCAGCTCAACTGGACCTGTGACTTCTTCCAGCCGGAGGGGAAAGAGAAGGATGAGCTCAGTGACCCCTGCTCccctgaggaggacagcagtGAGGAATGCCTGTGGCAGTGCCTGGCAGGTGACAGAA is drawn from Takifugu rubripes chromosome 19, fTakRub1.2, whole genome shotgun sequence and contains these coding sequences:
- the LOC115246887 gene encoding protein L-Myc-1b-like; translation: MLQNFSQSQNWLFSEPLFDDEIYKSMSLMDFQSLPTPPQSPPMKAGAAGSNPLSKEDQLSYVSNILLEDQDMQLNWTCDFFQPEGKEKDELSDPCSPEEDSSEECLWQCLAGDRTLEEKLVLGSSPLLPEMNTGIFEGMADSMLDCQSLMNTQEQPSEATSDYGSTGGELSTYSSSDSEEEIDVVTVVRCPSSPCPLPSAADLRVHRQKLVL